One part of the Humulus lupulus chromosome 9, drHumLupu1.1, whole genome shotgun sequence genome encodes these proteins:
- the LOC133801269 gene encoding probable glutathione S-transferase: MGVVKLYGARGSPFSSRIDVALKLKGIVYKYYKEDLKNKSGSLLKYNPIHKKVPAFVHNEKPLAESLVILEYIDETWKTHPFLPQHPYERAQARFWSRFIDDKVEPTAWKALWVKEEQKKTVEEATKYLEFLEKELKGNYFGGESIGMVDIAGNFIAQWIPALQELVGVEILTEAKFPKLCKWSHHFATHPVVKEVSPSKEELIAIFRPRLNTTN, translated from the exons ATGGGAGTAGTGAAGCTTTATGGTGCTAGGGGAAGCCCTTTTAGTAGTAGAATAGATGTAGCTTTGAAACTCAAAGGTATTGTATACAAATATTATAAAGAAGATTTGAAGAACAAGAGTGGTTCTCTCCTCAAATACAACCCAATTCACAAGAAGGTCCCTGCCTTTGTCCACAATGAAAAACCCTTAGCAGAGTCACTTGTCATTCTTGAATACATCGATGAGACATGGAAAACTCATCCCTTCTTACCTCAACACCCCTACGAAAGAGCTCAAGCCCGATTTTGGAGTCGCTTCATCGATGACAAG GTCGAGCCAACGGCATGGAAAGCGCTTTGGGTGAAGGAAGAGCAGAAAAAGACAGTAGAAGAAGCAACTAAGTACCTGGAGTTTCTAGAGAAAGAGCTGAAAGGCAACTACTTTGGAGGAGAAAGCATTGGGATGGTGGACATAGCAGGAAACTTCATAGCCCAATGGATCCCAGCTCTACAAGAGCTTGTGGGAGTAGAGATATTGACAGAGGCTAAGTTTCCCAAGCTCTGTAAATGGAGCCATCATTTTGCTACTCATCCTGTGGTCAAGGAAGTATCACCCTCTAAAGAAGAACTCATTGCTATCTTTAGGCCTCGTTTGAACACCACCAACTGA